From the genome of candidate division WOR-3 bacterium, one region includes:
- a CDS encoding transporter substrate-binding domain-containing protein produces the protein MRRTLSMCILAVLAAFVVFLACPPKTEVVKIGYQKTEVYQHFFAAVGQGYFKSEGLQVEPVEFASANQMAEALIAGRIDATGTSAFPVLFSVEQNSPSQFKLYLVSVLTGENFPDYVIVKKGSKLASLADLKGKKLGTYPGSTLLTYAKQILKRFMDPEKDVQIVQLKPEVQLQALETGQVDAVFALEPIPSLGVTRGVAQVLEEAPLAKYVMDPMPGNASAFSARFAKERPRVAERVKRAMYRGADFVSAAENAAESKRMIEKWTAMDPGVIDKLRPPKYWKLDEIDKAAVQKLADLLLAGGALDKAVSTAGVYYTGK, from the coding sequence GTGAGACGCACACTCAGCATGTGCATTCTGGCGGTCCTCGCCGCGTTCGTCGTCTTTCTAGCCTGCCCGCCCAAGACCGAGGTAGTCAAGATCGGATACCAGAAGACGGAAGTGTATCAACACTTCTTTGCAGCCGTCGGCCAGGGGTACTTCAAGTCAGAGGGACTTCAGGTCGAGCCAGTGGAGTTTGCCTCCGCGAACCAAATGGCGGAGGCACTCATAGCAGGTCGGATCGACGCTACTGGCACGAGCGCGTTCCCAGTGCTTTTCTCGGTGGAGCAGAACAGTCCTAGTCAGTTCAAATTGTACCTAGTCAGCGTGCTGACCGGAGAGAACTTCCCGGACTATGTGATCGTCAAGAAGGGATCCAAGCTCGCCTCGCTTGCCGACCTGAAGGGCAAGAAACTCGGCACCTACCCTGGCTCAACGCTGCTGACGTACGCGAAACAGATACTGAAGCGCTTCATGGACCCGGAGAAGGACGTGCAGATAGTGCAACTCAAACCCGAGGTCCAACTTCAGGCATTGGAGACCGGTCAAGTGGATGCCGTGTTCGCCTTGGAGCCCATACCTTCTCTTGGTGTCACACGCGGAGTGGCACAGGTACTGGAGGAAGCGCCCCTCGCCAAGTACGTCATGGACCCAATGCCCGGAAACGCGAGCGCATTCTCGGCGAGGTTCGCCAAGGAACGACCGCGAGTGGCCGAAAGGGTGAAGAGAGCCATGTACAGAGGTGCGGACTTCGTTTCCGCTGCCGAGAATGCCGCTGAGTCGAAGCGAATGATCGAGAAATGGACGGCCATGGATCCAGGCGTGATCGACAAGCTTCGTCCGCCCAAATACTGGAAGCTCGACGAGATCGACAAGGCTGCAGTGCAGAAACTGGCAGACCTGCTGCTCGCCGGCGGCGCGCTGGACAAGGCCGTCAGTACCGCTGGAGTCTACTATACGGGGAAATAG